The following proteins are co-located in the Mus caroli chromosome 7, CAROLI_EIJ_v1.1, whole genome shotgun sequence genome:
- the LOC110297998 gene encoding olfactory receptor 52B4-like produces the protein MGTVNHTVISHTVFHLLGIPGLEDQHMWISIPFFISYVTALLGNSLLIFIILTRSSLHGPMYLFLCMLAGADIVLSTSTVPQALSIFWFHAGEISLDRCITQLFFIHSTFISESGILLVMAFDRYIAICYPLRYTTVLTNSLIGKIGVGIFLRSYGTIFPIIFLLKRLTFCRTNILPHTACEHAGLSKYACNDLQVHIWYGFFVLMSTVNLDVVLIFVSYVLILRAVYRMPSQDARHKALNTCGSHVCVIILFYGPGIFSTLNHQFGYKISTGVHVLLANVCILAPPMLNPIIYGVKTKQIRDQVTHVLFLKVI, from the coding sequence ATGGGTACTGTAAACCATACGGTTATTAGTCACACAGTCTTCCATTTGCTGGGCATCCCCGGCCTAGAGGACCAGCACATGTGGATTTCCATCCCCTTCTTCATTTCCTATGTCACTGCCCTGCTTGGGAACAGCCTGCTCATCTTCATCATCCTCACAAGGTCCAGTCTCCATGGACCCATGTACCTCTTTCTCTGCATGCTGGCGGGGGCAGACATTGTGCTCTCCACATCCACAGTTCCCCAGGCCTTGTCCATCTTCTGGTTCCACGCTGGAGAGATCTCCCTGGATCGCTGCATCACTCAGCTCTTCTTCATCCACTCCACTTTTATCTCTGAGTCTGGAATCTTGCTGGTGATGGCATTTGACCGCTACATTGCTATTTGCTACCCGCTGAGGTACACCACCGTTCTCACAAACTCCCTGATTGGGAAAATCGGAGTGGGCATCTTTCTGAGAAGCTATGGTACAATTTTCCCTATAATATTTCTTCTGAAAAGACTAACTTTTTGCAGAACCAACATTCTTCCACATACAGCTTGTGAGCACGCTGGCTTGTCCAAATATGCATGTAATGACCTCCAAGTGCATATATGGTATGGGTTTTTTGTCTTAATGTCAACAGTAAATTTAGATGTTGTGTTAATATTTGTTTCCTATGTGCTGATCCTCCGTGCCGTCTACCGCATGCCTTCGCAGGATGCTCGCCACAAAGCTCTCAACACATGCGGCTCCCATGTCTGCGTCATCATCCTCTTCTACGGGCCTGGGATTTTCTCAACACTCAACCATCAGTTTGGATACAAGATCTCAACTGGTGTTCATGTCCTGCTTGCCAATGTTTGCATTCTGGCTCCACCAATGTTGAATCCCATCATCTATGGGGTCAAGACCAAACAAATCCGAGACCAAGTAActcatgttttgtttctgaaagtaATATGA
- the Trim21 gene encoding E3 ubiquitin-protein ligase TRIM21, whose amino-acid sequence MSPSTNSKMSLEKMWEEVTCCICLDPMVEPMSIECGHCFCKECISEVGKNGGSSCPECRQQFLLRNLRPNRHIANMVENLKQIAQNTKKGTQETHCMEHGEKLHLFCEEDGQALCWVCAQSGKHRDHTRVPIEEAAKVYQEKIHVTLEKLRKGKELAEKMEMNLAMQRTDWKRNIDTQKSRIHAEFALQNSLLAQEEQRQLQRLEKDQREYLRLLGKKEAELAEKNQALQELISELERRIRGSELELLQEVRIILERSGSWNLDTLDIDAPDLTSPCRVPGRKKMLRTCWVHITLDRNTANSWLIISKDRRQVRMGDTHQNVSDNEKRFNNYPMVLGAQRFSSGKMYWEVDVTQKEAWDLGVCRDSVQRKGQFSLSPENGFWTIWLWQDSYEAGTSPQTTLHIQVPPCQIGIFVDYEAGVVSFYNITDHGSLIYTFSECVFAGPLRPFFNVGFNYDGGNAAPLKLCPLKM is encoded by the exons ATGTCACCCTCTACAAACTCAAAAATGTCTCTGGAAAAGATGTGGGAAGAGGTCACCTGTTGTATCTGCCTGGATCCCATGGTGGAGCCTATGAGTATCGAATGTGGCCATTGCTTTTGCAAGGAATGCATTTCTGAGGTTGGGAAGAACGGGGGCAGTTCATGTCCCGAGTGCCGGCAACAGTTTCTGCTCAGAAACCTCAGGCCCAATAGACATATAGCCAACATGGTGGAAAACCTTAAACAGATAGCCCAGAATACCAAGAAGGGTACCCAGGAAACGCACTGCATGGAGCATGGAGAGAAACTTCACCTATTCTGTGAGGAAGATGGGCAGGCCCTTTGCTGGGTGTGCGCCCAGTCTGGGAAACACCGGGACCACACCAGGGTCCCTATTGAAGAGGCTGCTAAGGTATACCAG GAGAAGATCCATGTGACTTTAgaaaaactgagaaaggggaaagagttgGCCGAGAAGATGGAAATGAATCTCGCGATGCAAAGAACAGACTGGAAG AGGAACATTGACACCCAGAAGTCGAGGATTCATGCAGAGTTTGCACTTCAGAATAGCTTGCTGGCtcaggaggagcagaggcagctgcaGAGACTGGAGAAGGATCAAAGGGAGTACCTGAGACTCCTGGGAAAGAAGGAGGCTGAGCTGGCTGAGAAGAACCAGGCCCTGCAGGAGCTGAtctcagagctggagaggaggATTCGTGGTTCAGAGCTGGAGCTACTGCAG gAGGTGAGGATCATCCTGGAAAG GAGTGGATCCTGGAACCTGGACACATTAGATATTGACGCCCCAGACCTAACAAGCCCATGCCGTGTGCCAGGGCGGAAGAAGATGCTGAGGACGTGTTGGG TTCATATTACTCTGGATCGCAACACCGCCAACTCATGGCTCATCATCTCAAAGGACCGGAGACAAGTGAGGATGGGAGACACCCATCAGAACGTGTCTGACAATGAGAAGAGGTTTAATAATTACCCCATGGTGCTAGGTGCCCAGAGATTCTCCTCTGGGAAGATGTACTGGGAGGTAGATGTGACTCAAAAGGAGGCCTGGGATCTGGGGGTTTGCAGAGATTCTGTTCAGAGGAAAGGGCAGTTTTCACTCAGTCCTGAGAATGGCTTCTGGACCATTTGGTTATGGCAAGACAGCTATGAGGCTGGTACCAGTCCTCAGACCACCCTCCACATTCAGGTACCTCCATGCCAAATTGGGATCTTTGTGGACTATGAGGCTGGCGTTGTCTCCTTCTACAACATAACTGACCATGGCTCCCTCATTTACACCTTCTCGGAGTGTGTTTTTGCTGGACCTCTGCGACCTTTCTTCAATGTTGGTTTCAATTATGATGGGGGAAATGCAGCACCTCTAAAGCTCTGTCCACTAAAGATGTGA
- the LOC110299117 gene encoding olfactory receptor 52B4-like translates to MAPFNYTGTSHSVFILLGIPGLEEQHLWISLPFFISYLVALFGNITLILVIIAERSLHEPMYLFLCMLAAADLILSTTTVPKALAIFWFRAGAISLDGCVTQIFFIHATFIAESGILLAMAFDRYVAICDPLHYSTVLSHVVIVRIGLAVVLRSFCVILPDVFLVKRLPFCRSNVLPHTYCEHMAVARFACADIRVNVWYGLSVLLSTVVLDALLILVSYGLILHTVFRLPSRGARQKALGTCGSHLGVISMFYLPGIFTIITQRFGQHVPLHTHILLANVCMLAPPMLNPIIYGIKTRQIRERVLSSLSSPWKLC, encoded by the coding sequence ATGGCACCTTTTAACTACACAGGAACCAGCCATTCTGTCTTCATTCTGTTGGGCATCCCTggcctggaagagcagcacttgtggatctctctccccttcttcatTTCCTACTTGGTGGCACTCTTTGGAAACATCACTCTCATCCTTGTAATCATTGCAGAACGCAGCCTCCATGAGCCCATGTACCTCTTCCTCTGCATGCTGGCTGCGGCTGACCTCATCCTGTCTACCACCACTGTGCCCAAGGCTCTGGCCATATTTTGGTTTCGTGCGGGAGCGATTTCCCTCGATGGCTGTGTCACTCAAATCTTCTTCATCCATGCTACCTTCATTGCTGAGTCGGGGATTTTGCTGGCCATGGCAtttgaccgctatgtggccatctgtgaCCCACTGCACTACAGCACAGTGCTCAGTCATGTGGTAATTGTTAGGATCGGCTTGGCTGTGGTCTTGAGAAGTTTCTGTGTGATCCTCCCGGATGTGTTCCTGGTGAAACGCCTGCCTTTCTGCCGTAGCAATGTGCTGCCGCATACCTACTGTGAACACATGGCTGTTGCGAGGTTTGCCTGTGCTGATATTCGCGTCAATGTTTGGTACGGCTTGTCTGTTCTCCTCTCTACTGTAGTGCTCGATGCTCTGCTCATCTTGGTCTCCTACGGTCTCATTCTTCACACAGTCTTCCGCCTCCCTTCAAGAGGAGCCCGGCAAAAGGCTCTGGGCACATGTGGATCCCACCTTGGGGTTATTTCCATGTTTTACCTGCCTGGCATTTTTACCATAATTACCCAGAGGTTTGGGCAGCACGTTCCTCTCCATACCCACATCCTTCTGGCCAATGTCTGCATGCTGGCCCCTCCCATGCTGAATCCCATCATCTATGGGATCAAAACCAGACAGATTCGTGAGCGTGTACTAAGTTCTTTGTCTTCACCGTGGAAACTATGCTGA